In one Mastacembelus armatus chromosome 19, fMasArm1.2, whole genome shotgun sequence genomic region, the following are encoded:
- the nog2 gene encoding noggin-2 has protein sequence MGLSQTLLVYVLVCVHLGVSQHFLRLRPSPSDHLPVPDLKEDPDPEYDPREQDLDERTLRKKLGSNFDPNFMSISAPMLVNLSTPDNQVKLQGPMPSYIKKIDITETPYGKRIKVGKKARRKFLQWLWTYTHCPVVYTWKDLGVRFWPRYIKEGNCFSERSCSFPEGMSCKPVKSINKIFLRWYCQGFLKQKYCTWIQVQYPIISECKCSC, from the coding sequence ATGGGCCTCTCACAAACACTACTCGTTTACGTGCTGGTGTGCGTTCACCTTGGAGTATCCCAGCATTTCCTTCGCCTCCGTCCATCGCCCAGTGATCATCTCCCAGTACCCGACCTGAAGGAGGACCCCGACCCGGAGTACGACCCCCGGGAGCAGGACTTGGACGAGAGGACTCTGAGGAAAAAACTCGGCAGTAACTTTGACCCAAACTTCATGTCCATCAGCGCGCCCATGCTGGTGAACCTCTCCACGCCAGACAACCAGGTGAAGCTACAGGGGCCCATGCCTAGCTATATTAAAAAGATAGACATCACAGAGACCCCCTATGGCAAGCGGATAAAAGTGGGCAAGAAAGCCCGTAGGAAATTTCTGCAGTGGCTGTGGACCTATACGCACTGCCCAGTGGTGTACACCTGGAAGGATTTGGGCGTGAGGTTCTGGCCACGATACATCAAAGAGGGAAACTGTTTCTCTGAGCGCTCTTGCTCTTTCCCTGAGGGGATGTCGTGCAAACCCGTCAAGTCAATCAACAAGATTTTCCTCCGGTGGTATTGTCAAGGGTTTctaaaacagaaatactgtacGTGGATACAGGTGCAATACCCAATCATCTCAGAGTGCAAGTGTTCGTGCTGA